A single window of Channa argus isolate prfri chromosome 2, Channa argus male v1.0, whole genome shotgun sequence DNA harbors:
- the LOC137114668 gene encoding pro-cathepsin H-like isoform X4, whose amino-acid sequence MNPSLLTGTSDVCSKQYPVGEKCVQGHRMFCFTLWGVSVPNFECKITSSQVTQPPPLRILGTYSESMALTVCWFLITVFGLVYLTPLISREEEHQFKVWMSQHKKVYETEEYHHRLLIFSENRRIIDRHNAANHTFTMGLNQFSDMTFEEFKKFFLLTEPQGFCGSCWSFSTSGCLESVNAIATGKSEQQLIDCAKDFNNHGCLGGLPSQAFEYIRYNKGLMTEEDYPYKGIDGTCHFEPGLAAAFVLDVVNITSYDEKAMVDAVTWLNPVTFSFEVMPDFMHYKEGVYTSSQCRNTADRVNHAVLAVGYGTEKTGALYWIVKNSWGTTWGLDGYFWIERGKNMCGLAACSSYPLPSV is encoded by the exons ATGAATCCTTCCCTTCTTACAGGCACATCTGATGTTTGCAGTAAGCAATACCCAGTG GGGGAGAAGTGTGTTCAAGGCCACCGGATGTTTTGCTTTACACTGTGGGGTGTATCAGTCCCAAACTTTGAGTGTAAAATCACGTCGAGTCAGGTGACACAACCCCCCCCTCTCCGGATACTTGGAACATACAGCGAGAGTATGGCGCTCACCGTGTGCTGGTTCCTCATCACcgtttttggtttggtttatttaACACCATTAATCTCACGGGAAG AGGAGCATCAGTTCAAAGTGTGGATGTCACAG CACAAAAAGGTTTATGAAACTGAAGAGTATCACCACCGGCTTCTGATATTCTCTGAGAACAGGAGGATAATTGATCGTCATAATGCTGCAAATCATACTTTTACAA TGGGCCTGAATCAGTTCTCAGACATGACCTTTGAGGAATTCAAGAAGTTCTTTCTTTTGACTGAGCCACAG GGTTTTTGTGGAAGCTGCTGGTCCTTCTCCACCAGTGGTTGTTTGGAGTCAGTGAACGCTATTGCTACTGGGAAG TCTGAGCAGCAGCTGATAGACTGTGCTAAAGACTTCAACAATCATGGATGTTTGGG TGGGCTCCCCAGCCAGGCATTCGAATACATCAGATACAACAAGGGTCTGATGACTGAGGAGGACTATCCCTACAAAGGCATT GATGGCACCTGCCACTTTGAGCCTGGACTTGCAGCTGCTTTTGTGCTGGATGTTGTCAACATAACAAGT TATGACGAAAAGGCCATGGTGGATGCTGTGACCTGGCTCAACCCAGTGACCTTCAGCTTTGAAGTCATGCCTGACTTTATGCACTACAAAGAAGGTGTTTACACCAG CTCCCAGTGTAGGAACACAGCAGACAGGGTGAATCATGCAGTCCTGGCTGTGGGTTATGGCACTGAAAAGACTGGGGCACTATATTGGATAGTGAAGAACTCTTGGGGCACCACATGGGGACTTGATGG ATATTTTTGGATcgagagaggaaaaaacatgtGTGGACTGGCTGCATGCTCTTCCTACCCTCTACCTTCAGTTTGA
- the LOC137114668 gene encoding pro-cathepsin H-like isoform X3, which yields MNPSLLTGTSDVCSKQYPVGEKCVQGHRMFCFTLWGVSVPNFECKITSSQVTQPPPLRILGTYSESMALTVCWFLITVFGLVYLTPLISREEEHQFKVWMSQHKKVYETEEYHHRLLIFSENRRIIDRHNAANHTFTMGLNQFSDMTFEEFKKFFLLTEPQGFCGSCWSFSTSGCLESVNAIATGKVIPLSEQQLIDCAKDFNNHGCLGGLPSQAFEYIRYNKGLMTEEDYPYKGIDGTCHFEPGLAAAFVLDVVNITSYDEKAMVDAVTWLNPVTFSFEVMPDFMHYKEGVYTSSQCRNTADRVNHAVLAVGYGTEKTGALYWIVKNSWGTTWGLDGYFWIERGKNMCGLAACSSYPLPSV from the exons ATGAATCCTTCCCTTCTTACAGGCACATCTGATGTTTGCAGTAAGCAATACCCAGTG GGGGAGAAGTGTGTTCAAGGCCACCGGATGTTTTGCTTTACACTGTGGGGTGTATCAGTCCCAAACTTTGAGTGTAAAATCACGTCGAGTCAGGTGACACAACCCCCCCCTCTCCGGATACTTGGAACATACAGCGAGAGTATGGCGCTCACCGTGTGCTGGTTCCTCATCACcgtttttggtttggtttatttaACACCATTAATCTCACGGGAAG AGGAGCATCAGTTCAAAGTGTGGATGTCACAG CACAAAAAGGTTTATGAAACTGAAGAGTATCACCACCGGCTTCTGATATTCTCTGAGAACAGGAGGATAATTGATCGTCATAATGCTGCAAATCATACTTTTACAA TGGGCCTGAATCAGTTCTCAGACATGACCTTTGAGGAATTCAAGAAGTTCTTTCTTTTGACTGAGCCACAG GGTTTTTGTGGAAGCTGCTGGTCCTTCTCCACCAGTGGTTGTTTGGAGTCAGTGAACGCTATTGCTACTGGGAAGGTAATACCTCTG TCTGAGCAGCAGCTGATAGACTGTGCTAAAGACTTCAACAATCATGGATGTTTGGG TGGGCTCCCCAGCCAGGCATTCGAATACATCAGATACAACAAGGGTCTGATGACTGAGGAGGACTATCCCTACAAAGGCATT GATGGCACCTGCCACTTTGAGCCTGGACTTGCAGCTGCTTTTGTGCTGGATGTTGTCAACATAACAAGT TATGACGAAAAGGCCATGGTGGATGCTGTGACCTGGCTCAACCCAGTGACCTTCAGCTTTGAAGTCATGCCTGACTTTATGCACTACAAAGAAGGTGTTTACACCAG CTCCCAGTGTAGGAACACAGCAGACAGGGTGAATCATGCAGTCCTGGCTGTGGGTTATGGCACTGAAAAGACTGGGGCACTATATTGGATAGTGAAGAACTCTTGGGGCACCACATGGGGACTTGATGG ATATTTTTGGATcgagagaggaaaaaacatgtGTGGACTGGCTGCATGCTCTTCCTACCCTCTACCTTCAGTTTGA
- the LOC137114668 gene encoding pro-cathepsin H-like isoform X2, whose amino-acid sequence MNPSLLTGTSDVCSKQYPVGEKCVQGHRMFCFTLWGVSVPNFECKITSSQVTQPPPLRILGTYSESMALTVCWFLITVFGLVYLTPLISREEEHQFKVWMSQHKKVYETEEYHHRLLIFSENRRIIDRHNAANHTFTMGLNQFSDMTFEEFKKFFLLTEPQNCSATKGSHVRKSGPYPDFVDWRRKGNFVTTVKNQGFCGSCWSFSTSGCLESVNAIATGKSEQQLIDCAKDFNNHGCLGGLPSQAFEYIRYNKGLMTEEDYPYKGIDGTCHFEPGLAAAFVLDVVNITSYDEKAMVDAVTWLNPVTFSFEVMPDFMHYKEGVYTSSQCRNTADRVNHAVLAVGYGTEKTGALYWIVKNSWGTTWGLDGYFWIERGKNMCGLAACSSYPLPSV is encoded by the exons ATGAATCCTTCCCTTCTTACAGGCACATCTGATGTTTGCAGTAAGCAATACCCAGTG GGGGAGAAGTGTGTTCAAGGCCACCGGATGTTTTGCTTTACACTGTGGGGTGTATCAGTCCCAAACTTTGAGTGTAAAATCACGTCGAGTCAGGTGACACAACCCCCCCCTCTCCGGATACTTGGAACATACAGCGAGAGTATGGCGCTCACCGTGTGCTGGTTCCTCATCACcgtttttggtttggtttatttaACACCATTAATCTCACGGGAAG AGGAGCATCAGTTCAAAGTGTGGATGTCACAG CACAAAAAGGTTTATGAAACTGAAGAGTATCACCACCGGCTTCTGATATTCTCTGAGAACAGGAGGATAATTGATCGTCATAATGCTGCAAATCATACTTTTACAA TGGGCCTGAATCAGTTCTCAGACATGACCTTTGAGGAATTCAAGAAGTTCTTTCTTTTGACTGAGCCACAG AACTGCTCAGCTACTAAAGGAAGTCATGTCAGAAAGTCTGGTCCTTACCCTGACTTTGTAGACTGGAGGAGGAAAGGCAACTTTGTGACTACTGTGAAGAATCAG GGTTTTTGTGGAAGCTGCTGGTCCTTCTCCACCAGTGGTTGTTTGGAGTCAGTGAACGCTATTGCTACTGGGAAG TCTGAGCAGCAGCTGATAGACTGTGCTAAAGACTTCAACAATCATGGATGTTTGGG TGGGCTCCCCAGCCAGGCATTCGAATACATCAGATACAACAAGGGTCTGATGACTGAGGAGGACTATCCCTACAAAGGCATT GATGGCACCTGCCACTTTGAGCCTGGACTTGCAGCTGCTTTTGTGCTGGATGTTGTCAACATAACAAGT TATGACGAAAAGGCCATGGTGGATGCTGTGACCTGGCTCAACCCAGTGACCTTCAGCTTTGAAGTCATGCCTGACTTTATGCACTACAAAGAAGGTGTTTACACCAG CTCCCAGTGTAGGAACACAGCAGACAGGGTGAATCATGCAGTCCTGGCTGTGGGTTATGGCACTGAAAAGACTGGGGCACTATATTGGATAGTGAAGAACTCTTGGGGCACCACATGGGGACTTGATGG ATATTTTTGGATcgagagaggaaaaaacatgtGTGGACTGGCTGCATGCTCTTCCTACCCTCTACCTTCAGTTTGA
- the LOC137114668 gene encoding pro-cathepsin H-like isoform X1 encodes MNPSLLTGTSDVCSKQYPVGEKCVQGHRMFCFTLWGVSVPNFECKITSSQVTQPPPLRILGTYSESMALTVCWFLITVFGLVYLTPLISREEEHQFKVWMSQHKKVYETEEYHHRLLIFSENRRIIDRHNAANHTFTMGLNQFSDMTFEEFKKFFLLTEPQNCSATKGSHVRKSGPYPDFVDWRRKGNFVTTVKNQGFCGSCWSFSTSGCLESVNAIATGKVIPLSEQQLIDCAKDFNNHGCLGGLPSQAFEYIRYNKGLMTEEDYPYKGIDGTCHFEPGLAAAFVLDVVNITSYDEKAMVDAVTWLNPVTFSFEVMPDFMHYKEGVYTSSQCRNTADRVNHAVLAVGYGTEKTGALYWIVKNSWGTTWGLDGYFWIERGKNMCGLAACSSYPLPSV; translated from the exons ATGAATCCTTCCCTTCTTACAGGCACATCTGATGTTTGCAGTAAGCAATACCCAGTG GGGGAGAAGTGTGTTCAAGGCCACCGGATGTTTTGCTTTACACTGTGGGGTGTATCAGTCCCAAACTTTGAGTGTAAAATCACGTCGAGTCAGGTGACACAACCCCCCCCTCTCCGGATACTTGGAACATACAGCGAGAGTATGGCGCTCACCGTGTGCTGGTTCCTCATCACcgtttttggtttggtttatttaACACCATTAATCTCACGGGAAG AGGAGCATCAGTTCAAAGTGTGGATGTCACAG CACAAAAAGGTTTATGAAACTGAAGAGTATCACCACCGGCTTCTGATATTCTCTGAGAACAGGAGGATAATTGATCGTCATAATGCTGCAAATCATACTTTTACAA TGGGCCTGAATCAGTTCTCAGACATGACCTTTGAGGAATTCAAGAAGTTCTTTCTTTTGACTGAGCCACAG AACTGCTCAGCTACTAAAGGAAGTCATGTCAGAAAGTCTGGTCCTTACCCTGACTTTGTAGACTGGAGGAGGAAAGGCAACTTTGTGACTACTGTGAAGAATCAG GGTTTTTGTGGAAGCTGCTGGTCCTTCTCCACCAGTGGTTGTTTGGAGTCAGTGAACGCTATTGCTACTGGGAAGGTAATACCTCTG TCTGAGCAGCAGCTGATAGACTGTGCTAAAGACTTCAACAATCATGGATGTTTGGG TGGGCTCCCCAGCCAGGCATTCGAATACATCAGATACAACAAGGGTCTGATGACTGAGGAGGACTATCCCTACAAAGGCATT GATGGCACCTGCCACTTTGAGCCTGGACTTGCAGCTGCTTTTGTGCTGGATGTTGTCAACATAACAAGT TATGACGAAAAGGCCATGGTGGATGCTGTGACCTGGCTCAACCCAGTGACCTTCAGCTTTGAAGTCATGCCTGACTTTATGCACTACAAAGAAGGTGTTTACACCAG CTCCCAGTGTAGGAACACAGCAGACAGGGTGAATCATGCAGTCCTGGCTGTGGGTTATGGCACTGAAAAGACTGGGGCACTATATTGGATAGTGAAGAACTCTTGGGGCACCACATGGGGACTTGATGG ATATTTTTGGATcgagagaggaaaaaacatgtGTGGACTGGCTGCATGCTCTTCCTACCCTCTACCTTCAGTTTGA
- the wdr76 gene encoding WD repeat-containing protein 76: MATRRSKRQAVVKELTPAKLEGTVRRSSRNTLTPKRLQYSPEESTADTQSKKRRTKRDNDTSSQNKGPDPPKEVGSDVENSDVEHGEHGGLSAYELERLENIRKNQAFLSSINLFKVTEEFKQLTRPKPSQRGLMRSHATAKEILPARKSLRLQKKEAEILTLPPEPRGTLIYERSVPLKKPPGPLPMKPINMEDGSKLPSQLLDLYFENSTEERKGALDLKEYSSVLKKMTIHEDRVAKVVKDRIFSAAFHPCTSSLLMAAGDKSGKVGLWKLGGDWGDDGVLLFEPHTRPVGCMAFSRAHGSHLLTLSYDGSLRCMDVEKAMFDDVYDTEDGLKTFDFMSHDCLTLVVGNWYGEVAIVDRRTPGNSHESLHPLDPKTLRCVSVHPLEKQYFAVAESRVVSIYDSRCLKKKNSQAVSQLQGHSLSISSAYFSPCTGNRVLTSCMDDNIRIYDTSTMTTNPPLLTSIRHNMQTGRWLSKISAVWDPKQEACFVVGSMLKPRRVQVFHESGRLQHSFLDEDNLSTVLSITAFHPTRNALLGGNSSGRLHVFSN; the protein is encoded by the exons ATGGCGACCAGACGGAGCAAACGCCAGGCTGTTGTGAAG GAGTTGACCCCCGCGAAACTCGAGGGAACCGTCCGACGATCATCTCGAAACACTCTGACACCTAAACGCCTCCAGTACTCTCCAGAAGAAAGCACGGCGGATACACAAAGCAAGAAACGG agaacaaaaagagacaaTGACACAAGCAGCCAGAATAAAGGACCCGACCCACCGAAGGAGGTCGGCTCCGATGTCGAAAATAGTGATGTGGAACAT GGTGAACATGGAGGACTTTCTGCATACGAATTAGAGCGACTGGAGAACATCAGAAAGAACCAAGCGTTCCTGTCTTCTATCAATTTATTCAAG GTAACTGAGGAGTTCAAGCAGCTGACACGGCCCAAGCCATCACAAAGGGGTCTTATGAG GTCACATGCCACTGCAAAAGAAATACTGCCAGCTCGCAAATCCCTCCGTCTGCAAAAGAAAGAGGCAGAAATCTTGACACTTCCCCCGGAACCCAGGGGCACGCTGATCTATGAACGG TCAGTGCCACTCAAGAAGCCCCCTGGACCTCTGCCCATGAAACCAATCAACATGGAAGATGGAAGCAAGCTCCCCTCCCAACTACTTGACCTCTACTTTGAG AACtcaacagaagaaagaaaggggGCACTTGATCTAAAAGA GTACTCTTCAGTCCTAAAGAAGATGACGATACATGAGGACAGAGTGGCCAAAGTGGTGAAGGATCGCAtcttctctgctgctttccaccCCTGCACCAGCAGCCTGTTGATGGCTGCAGGAGATAAAAGTGGGAAAGTTGGACTGTGGAAgttg GGTGGTGATTGGGGTGATGATGGCGTGCTGCTTTTTGAGCCTCACACTCGTCCAGTGGGCTGCATGGCATTCTCCAGAGCTCATGGGTCACACCTGCTGACCCTCAGCTATGATGGATCTCTGCGCTGCATGGATGTGGAGAAAGCTATGTTTGATGAT GTGTATGATACTGAAGATGGCCTCAAAACCTTTGACTTTATGTCACATGACTGTCTGACACTAGTTGTTGGGAACTGGTATGGAGAGGTTGCCATTGTTGATAGGCGCACCCCAGG AAACTCCCATGAGTCCCTACACCCATTAGACCCCAAGACTCTGCGTTGTGTAAGCGTGCACCCTTTAGAGAAGCAATATTTTGCAGTAGCAGAAAGCAG GGTAGTGAGTATTTATGACAGCAGATgtttgaagaagaaaaacagccaGGCAGTCTCCCAGCTGCAGGGCCACTCTTTAAGCATATCCAGTGCTTATTTCTCCCCCTGCACAGGGAACAGAGTTCTCACCTCCTGTATGGATGACAATATAAG GATATATGATACATCTACAATGACTACAAACCCTCCCTTGCTGACATCAATCAG GCACAATATGCAGACAGGCCGCTGGCTGAGCAAAATCTCAGCTGTGTGGGACCCCAAACAGGAAGCATGTTTTGTGGTGGGGAGCATGTTGAAACCTCGAAGGGTACAGGTGTTCCACGAAAGTGGCCGGCTCCAGCACTCCTTTTTAGATGAGGATAACCTTAGCACCGTGCTTTCCATTACTGCCTTCCACCCCACGAGGAATGCATTACTTGGAGGCAATTCATCGGGACGCCTGCATGTCTTCTCCAACTAA